The genome window AGTTGTTCCGGTTTGGGGCAGTTTTGATATAATAGGCGTCATGCAAGGGCTAAATTACGTAAATGAGCCGAAAGCCGAAAGCTTAAAACCAAAAGGTGTAGAAAATAAGCGGCCAAAGCAACTTGCATTAGCCTTTCTGCTTTTAGCTTTGTGCTCAAAATACTTACCTTAGTACCCATGAAGCAGTTTACCTATCTTATTGTAATTTTAATCACAGTTTTTATAGTATCGTGCAGTTCAGGAAAAAAAGACCTGCCGGTTATTGGTTTTGTTGATTACGAGAAAGACGCATCCCTTGAGCCTGCAAAAAATGGTTTTATTGATGCTTTAAAAGCTAATGGCTTTGAAGATGGGAAGAATATAAAAATATCTTACCGAAATGCCCAGGGCAGTATCCCGACCTTAACCCAGATCGTGAATTTTTTTGTATCGAAAAAGGTCGATTTGATGGCTACATGTACCACATTATCGTCTATAACCGCTGCACAAAAAACCAAAACTATCCCCATTTTTATGATGGTATCGCCAACAGTGAAGCTAATGAATATGGAAAACGCAGCGGGAAAAGGCCCGGCTAATTTGTTTGGGGTGGTTGAGGACCTCAATTATATTGACACTTCGTTTTCAAACATTCTTAAATTTTTAAAACCGAAAGCTGGCAAGCTGTTTGTAGGGATGATTTATAACCAATCAGAGCCGCAATCTGTTGATGCAAAAAAACGCATCCAGGCTGATGCAGATAAGCTAAATATAACATTGATAGCACTGCCTTTAAATTCATCGGCAGATGCGCAATTGGTTACCCAATCACTACTAAGTAAAAACATCGACGCTTTTTTCGCTAATCCTGACAATAGTGTGTTTGCATCTTTTGAAACTATATACAAAAGCTGCGATCAAAAAAACGTACCCATATTTACCAGTGAAGCCGGCCTGGTACAACGCGGCGCAGTGGCAGCATTTGGCGCAGATATTTACCAATGGGGATACCAGGCGGGAGAGCAGGCTGCACAGTTTTTAAAAACACATAGTACCGCCGGGCTGCAGCCTGAGATGGTTAAATTGCGAAAACGGGTTTATAATCCTGCATTGGCCAAAAAGTATAACATCAACGTTCCTGCAAACTTTGAACCTGTAAAATAATGGAGTTCTATTTAACTGCTTTATTACAGGGGTTTAGTTTTTCCGCCTTGGCGCTGGGAATCTTTATCTCGATGAAGATCTTCAATATTCCTGACATTACTACGGATGGCAGTTACACGCTTGGTGCAGTGGTAACCGCAGTAATGATTACCCATCACCAGCCTGCCTATTTAATTTTGCCGGCAGTAATAGTAGCAGGTGGTTTGGCCGGGGCGCTAACCGGTATTATTCATACTAAGCTGAAGATCAATGCCCTTCTTGCCGGAATCCTGGTAATGACAGCCCTGTATTCTGTTAATCTAACATTAATGGGTACTTCAAACCTGCCGCTGAATAATTTTCCTACCCTGTTTAACCTGGTTCAAATTAGTGCAGACCCTAACCACAACACTTTTTGGGTGGTATCTGCCTTCGTGATTGTACTTATTGCACTGATTGGTTACCTGCTTAAAACAGACTTTGGCATTGCTATGCGGGCTACAGGTAACAGTGAGTCGATGATAAGGTCGTTAGGGGTAAATACCGATAGGATGAAGATCACGGGCCTTGCTTTGGCTAATGCTTTAACAGCGGTAAGTGGCTACCTGATAAGCCAATACCAGGGTTTTACCGACATCAGCATGGGGATAGGCATAGTGATAGTAGGCCTGGGTTCTGTAATTATTGCAGAGACGCTTATAAACTGGTTCCGGATTACATCGGTTTGGTTAAGCCTCATCCTGGTTCTTACCGGTGCGGTAATATTCCGGCTGGTACTTTCGTTGACGCTTGATCTTGGGGTGGATGCGAATTTACTGCAATTGGTAACAGCCGGTTTTGTGTTACTGATTGTGAGTTTGCCGCGCCTAAGACTTAGAACCCGATGATTTCGAACATCAAAACTCCGAAATAAAAGAAATGATCAATATCACCAATCTTTATAAAGTTTTTAATCCGGGTAGGCCGAATGTAGTAAACGCTGTTAACGGCGTTAATCTTGAAATAAAAACCGGGGAATTCCTGGTGATCGTAGGTGCTAACGGCTCGGGTAAAACCACCATGCTTGATATGGTTGCAGGCAGCGTTTTACCAACCACTGGAAGTATCAGCATTGATGATGAAGATGTAACCCGGCTGGCGGATTACCGGCGCAGTAAATGGATAGCCCGTGTTTTTCAAAATCCGTCCAGCGGAACAGCATCTGACCTGAGCATCCTGGATAATTTCAGACTGGCAGCCATCCGTACCAAACCGAAAGGATTATCCATTGGGGTAAACGATACCTTTAAAAACCAGGTAAAGGAAAAAATTAGTACGCTTGGTCTAGGCCTCGAAAATAAAATAACGCAGCAAATGGGCACTTTGTCTGGTGGGCAACGCCAGGCCTTAACGTTGTTAATGAGTGTGATGGATAGCTGTAAGGTTTTACTGCTTGATGAGCCCGCCGCCGCCCTCGACCCAAGATCAGCAGATATTGTAATGCGCACGGCAGATGAACTGATAAAAGATTATCGGCTTACTGCTATATTGGTTACTCACAGTCTTAAGGATGCTTATAATTACGGCAGCCGCATCATAATGATGGGAGAGGGCCAGATTCAAAAAGACCTTGAAGGCGAAAGTAAGCAAGCCCTAAAACAAAATGATCTGTTTGCTTGGTTTTCATAAGGAAGCTGATCATCGAAAATTAGGTGTTTCTCCGCAATTAACCGATCGGTAGTCGGGCGACTGGGGGGGCGGGATAGTCGTTTCAGCAGATGAGTAGTAAGCGATTTCTGCCTAAATAATCTGCGAATTGCTAATTATTTAATTATCACAGATATTAAATAAGATATATTTCTATCTTGCATTAAAATCAATATTTTCTACAATGAAATACACAAAGTTAACCTTGTCGCTGTTGTTGTGCGCAGCTATGTTTAAAGCGCATGCGCAAAGTGCAGGCGGGTCTAAATCTAATTACGATCAGCATAAAGTATTCAACCCTTTATTTTACCCTGACAAAGGGAATGAATTTCGCAGTGCGGGCGGTGCTCCCGGCGTAAAATACTGGCAAAATCGTGCAGATTATAAGCTGAATGTTGTTTTGGATACAGCAAAACACAGCGTAACGGGTACCACATTGATTACCTATACCAATAACAGCCCTGATCCGCTTGCTTTTTTATGGCTGCAGGTTGATCAGAATATTTATAAGGCCGATTCGCGCGGGGAAGCTACCAGTCCGGTTGATGGCGGCAGGTTTAACAATAAGACCTTTACCCAAGGCGACGAGATAAAAGGCGTTTACATCATCAAAAACGGCAAAGCCGAAAAAGTCGATTATGTGGTGACGGATACCCGCCTGCAAATTAAGCTTAAAGATACCTTGAGAACAGGCGGTGCAAAAACGCAGATAAAGATAGATTATAAGTTTGATGTACCTGAATACGGAACAGACAGAATGGGGCGGAAGCTTTACAAAAATGGCTGGGTGTATGAAATAGCGCAATGGTATCCGCGTATGGAGGTTTATGACGATGTTACCGGCTGGAATGTGATTCCTTACATGGGGGCTTCAGAGTTTTACCTGGAGTACGGTAATTTTGATTATACTGTTACGGCACCGGCTAATTTGGTGGTAGTTGGCTCCGGCGAGCTGTTGAACCCTACTGAAGTATTTTCGCCAAAAATAATGAGCAGGATGAATGTGGCAAAAAACAGCGACAAAACGGTAATGATAAAAGATTCTGTTGATCTTGTAAACAAAGACTCTTATCCTGCAAAAGCGAGCCTCACCTGGCATTTTTTCTGTAAAAATGCCCGCGACGTTTCATGGGCGGCTTCAAAGGCGTTTTTATGGGATGCGGCACGTATAAACCTGCCGAGCGGCAAAAAAGCGCTTGCGCAATCAGTTTACCCTATTGAAAGTAAAGGTCAGGGGGCCTGGAGTAGATCTACAGAATATGTCAAGGCTTGTATTGAACTGTACTCAAAAGAGTGGTTTGAATATACCTATCCTGTAGCTACCAATGTAGGCGGAATAGTTGGCGGCATGGAATATCCTGGTATTGTGTTTTGCAGTTCTCAAAGCCAGGGTGGCGGTTTGTGGGAAGTTACCAACCACGAATTTGGACATAACTGGTTCCCGATGATCGTGGGTTCGAACGAGCGTAAATATGCCTGGATGGATGAGGGCTTTAACACTTTTATCAATAAAGTAGATACCAAAGTATTTAACAACGGCGAATACTTTGAACCTGCCGACGCGCAAAAAGCAGCCCCGGCAATGTTTTCGGCTGATGCTGATCCTATTATGAATACGCCCGATGTTATTCAGCCTGACTATTTGGGTTACGCTGCTTACGAGAAACCGGCAATGGGCTTAACCATACTGCGCGAACAGATCCTGGGAGAAAAACGTTTTGACTATGCCTTTAAAACTTATATTAAACGTTGGGCCTTCAAACACCCTACGCCCTGGGATTTTTTCCACTCCATGGATAATGCTGCCGGCGAAGACCTGAGCTGGTTTTGGAATGAGTGGTTTACCACTACGATGAAGCTTGATCAGTCGGTAAAAGCTATTGACTACATTGATAACGATCCGACAAAAGGTGCGCTAATTACTATCGAAAATTTAGAAGGCATGGCTTTGCCCGTTACCATTGCGGTAAAAGAGGAGAATGGTAATAGCAGCACTATTAAATTACCTGCCGAGATCTGGCAGCGCGGCGGAACATGGACATTCGCCTATAAATCAACTTCTAAAATTACTTATGCAACGCTCGATCCTGATCACGTTTTGCCGGATGTAAACCCGCAAAATAATTCATTAAGCGGTATCGGTATGGAAAAAGGAGTTACCTCGGCATCGGTTATTAAAGCTTATATTGATGCTGTAGGCGGCCAGCAGCGTTTAAAAGATATAAACGACCTGACCATCACTGCGGAAGGCAATGTACAGGGTTATACTTTTTTAAAGGTGAGCAAGTATAAGACGCCTGACAAGACGGCTATTGATGTAACCGTACCTAAGTACAATAATTTCAGCTTGTCCCATGTTGTCATTAATGGCGATAGTATCCTTCTGAAACAAAACGGCAGGGTAGCACCGTTGAGTACTAAGAGCGAAATAGGAGCGGTAAGGGCCCGTTATAAGCTGTTCCCTGAACTGGATTTTGGCAAGCAGGGTTATAGCGCTGTATTGGATACAAACTACCAGGTAGTGAACGGACAACTGGCTTACCTGGTTTCAGTTGCCGGGCCTGATGGCACAGTGGTTAAATACTTTTATGATTACAAAACCGGATTAAAGGTTAAACAATTTACTGACGTGCCAAACGCAACGGTAATGGAATTTAGCGACTATCAAAACGTAAACACAGGCATTAAACTGCCGTTTACCGAAATGAACAGCGTTAACGGCCAGCCCATTCAATTTAAAGTGAAAAGCGCTACAGCTAACATTGGGCTAACGAATGATGCGTTTGTGAAATAGGCTAAAGGTTTATTAAACGTTTAAAGAGAACGGCTGATTAAGTTTTAAATTCATAAACTTAGTCAGCCGTTCCTTTTATATTTGTTTTTTTTAAGATATGACAATTAGCATTTTAGGCTGCGGATGGTACGGTAAAGCGCTTGCAACAGCTTTAATTAATAGCGGCAACATTGTTAAAGGCTCATCTACTTCTCCCAAAAAAATGGAGATGCTTTATAACGTCGGAATTGTACCTTACCTGGTTGATATAAAGCCGGATAGAGAAGCGAATGACGCTGGTTTTTTTGATTGCGATTTACTGGTGATCA of Mucilaginibacter xinganensis contains these proteins:
- a CDS encoding ABC transporter ATP-binding protein, with product MINITNLYKVFNPGRPNVVNAVNGVNLEIKTGEFLVIVGANGSGKTTMLDMVAGSVLPTTGSISIDDEDVTRLADYRRSKWIARVFQNPSSGTASDLSILDNFRLAAIRTKPKGLSIGVNDTFKNQVKEKISTLGLGLENKITQQMGTLSGGQRQALTLLMSVMDSCKVLLLDEPAAALDPRSADIVMRTADELIKDYRLTAILVTHSLKDAYNYGSRIIMMGEGQIQKDLEGESKQALKQNDLFAWFS
- a CDS encoding ABC transporter substrate-binding protein is translated as MKQFTYLIVILITVFIVSCSSGKKDLPVIGFVDYEKDASLEPAKNGFIDALKANGFEDGKNIKISYRNAQGSIPTLTQIVNFFVSKKVDLMATCTTLSSITAAQKTKTIPIFMMVSPTVKLMNMENAAGKGPANLFGVVEDLNYIDTSFSNILKFLKPKAGKLFVGMIYNQSEPQSVDAKKRIQADADKLNITLIALPLNSSADAQLVTQSLLSKNIDAFFANPDNSVFASFETIYKSCDQKNVPIFTSEAGLVQRGAVAAFGADIYQWGYQAGEQAAQFLKTHSTAGLQPEMVKLRKRVYNPALAKKYNINVPANFEPVK
- a CDS encoding M1 family metallopeptidase, encoding MKYTKLTLSLLLCAAMFKAHAQSAGGSKSNYDQHKVFNPLFYPDKGNEFRSAGGAPGVKYWQNRADYKLNVVLDTAKHSVTGTTLITYTNNSPDPLAFLWLQVDQNIYKADSRGEATSPVDGGRFNNKTFTQGDEIKGVYIIKNGKAEKVDYVVTDTRLQIKLKDTLRTGGAKTQIKIDYKFDVPEYGTDRMGRKLYKNGWVYEIAQWYPRMEVYDDVTGWNVIPYMGASEFYLEYGNFDYTVTAPANLVVVGSGELLNPTEVFSPKIMSRMNVAKNSDKTVMIKDSVDLVNKDSYPAKASLTWHFFCKNARDVSWAASKAFLWDAARINLPSGKKALAQSVYPIESKGQGAWSRSTEYVKACIELYSKEWFEYTYPVATNVGGIVGGMEYPGIVFCSSQSQGGGLWEVTNHEFGHNWFPMIVGSNERKYAWMDEGFNTFINKVDTKVFNNGEYFEPADAQKAAPAMFSADADPIMNTPDVIQPDYLGYAAYEKPAMGLTILREQILGEKRFDYAFKTYIKRWAFKHPTPWDFFHSMDNAAGEDLSWFWNEWFTTTMKLDQSVKAIDYIDNDPTKGALITIENLEGMALPVTIAVKEENGNSSTIKLPAEIWQRGGTWTFAYKSTSKITYATLDPDHVLPDVNPQNNSLSGIGMEKGVTSASVIKAYIDAVGGQQRLKDINDLTITAEGNVQGYTFLKVSKYKTPDKTAIDVTVPKYNNFSLSHVVINGDSILLKQNGRVAPLSTKSEIGAVRARYKLFPELDFGKQGYSAVLDTNYQVVNGQLAYLVSVAGPDGTVVKYFYDYKTGLKVKQFTDVPNATVMEFSDYQNVNTGIKLPFTEMNSVNGQPIQFKVKSATANIGLTNDAFVK
- a CDS encoding ABC transporter permease; amino-acid sequence: MEFYLTALLQGFSFSALALGIFISMKIFNIPDITTDGSYTLGAVVTAVMITHHQPAYLILPAVIVAGGLAGALTGIIHTKLKINALLAGILVMTALYSVNLTLMGTSNLPLNNFPTLFNLVQISADPNHNTFWVVSAFVIVLIALIGYLLKTDFGIAMRATGNSESMIRSLGVNTDRMKITGLALANALTAVSGYLISQYQGFTDISMGIGIVIVGLGSVIIAETLINWFRITSVWLSLILVLTGAVIFRLVLSLTLDLGVDANLLQLVTAGFVLLIVSLPRLRLRTR